ATTGATTATCGTAGAATATCAAATGCTTTTACAGAAGCATCAAATGGTACTATAAAGGATATAATGCGTAATGCAAAGGGAATGCATTCTTTTACAAGAGCACGCAATCGTATGATGTATGTTGTTAATCAAGACACATGGACGTTAAGATAGTCTAAAATTACTATCATTTATTAATAATTACGAACGTTTCATAAGAAAAACAGGGAGAGTTTAGTGTTTTGTAAACGAAATTCTCCCTAGTTTTGTCGCGTGATTCCCCACTAAATATTTGGTGGGAACCCACTAGAAATACCCTATTTTTAATGGGGACCCACCAGAAAATGTGGCGCCTTTTAAAACCACTCAACTGAAAACGCTGAGTGGTTGTGAGGTATAACAATTTAGTGGCTAACATTTCTTGACAATATTAACGTTGAAACAAATAAAAAATACCCGGTAATACGGTGACCACAATAGTGATCACAAGACATCCTATAATAATTCTTCGCAACAATTGATGTGATAACCACCATGGACTTGACTTAGAATATATTTCAAAAAGTCTTAGTAGCAGCACTTCTATTAGAATCGCTACTTAATATGGCAAGACGACATACATATCATACTCAATTCCTGTTCTTCATAACCCATTGCTGCTTGAAGGGTGCTTTCTCAAACATTTTCCTTAATTTCGACTAACTAATCGAAAAAATCTTTATTGGCGGAACAATAACTCCCACTCTTAATTGTTCATGATTTACTCTAAATCCCATTGATACTTTGACCAAGCCTCATCAAAAATACTCAACAATTTCGTATAATGACTACTTGATTCCATATATTCGGTTATTTTTTCAAAATCTGTTGTATGTTTAGGAAAGCCATGATCTTTATGAATCGCATTGGCCAAACGACTCATCGGATCATTAGCCTCATGATTCGTAAATTTTTGGATATATTGATAAAATGATAAACTCATTGCTCACCTCTATAAATTTGTTCGTTATTTTTTAAAACGTACACCATTTTCTTTTAACGTTTGCACAGTTACACGTCCGACTCCTTTAATAGCCAATAACTCTTTTTCCGTTATTTCCAGAAAATCATGCTTACTACGTAAATCACGCTTCCAGAAAACTCTCAAAATATCAATACGAATATTTTGAAACTCAGGTTTTGAGAGTAATTGTACGTATTGTAAATCTTCCGAAAGATTGTTAAAATATCCTGCTGGATTTTCTTCATTATTAAACCCATGAATTTCAGCCCAATCGTCTTCAAAAAATTCATACTCATCTTCTTCGAAGTCAATAAATTCTGCGACTCGTTCCGGTTCGGTTTGTTCGAGATAATACTGAATATAGTCTAATAATCTAGATAATGCAATATTATACTCGACGAACAGTACCATGCAATAGAATAATTCCACGATGCTCTCGGGTAATAGCCCCTTTTCAATGCTTTCTTCCATTTCAGCTGGACCTGCTTCAAGATAATACAACAGTTCCATTGGAACTGCGAATAACTTGAAATATTCAACTTCTGAATCGACAAGAAGCTTAATATCTCGATTCAACGCTTCATACTGGTGATTTTTCAAATCTAAGTACATTATACTCAATCTATACAATAGTGTTTGATCAAAATTGGTGAGCAAATCAGCTAACTGTTTCAATTTCTGCTTATCATTCAAATGTAATAAACAGATAGTGTAATAATCGTAGATTTGGTTACTTTCGATGCTATCAATATAATCCATTATTAAATAATTATAAATGATAATCCGATAATAAGTGACCGCTTCTTTATATTCACCCACTTGAATTGCCGTATAAGTATACATGTTTAATACATTAAAAATCAGAAAGTGGAGCTCTTCATCAGTAATTCGTATTTCCTCCAGTTTTTCAAAGGTTAAATTTTGAAAATGAGGATAGGTTGTTATAATATAGTTTAATTGCGCATAAGAGATACTCGTATTTTCAACACTCACCAATTCTAACAATTCTTCTAAATCACAACCTTTTTTTGCCCCAGGAAATAACAGCTCAAAATTTCTCTCAAGCGCTTGTCGCTTTTCCTTATTACCTTTATCTGAAATTAATTTTAGCACCGCTTTTTTATTTTTCTTTTTCATTCAATCACCCCGTTTCTTGAATCTATGAATGCCTTTTCTATTGATCATTATAACATCCTATCGCTGGAGCAAAAGTATCGCCACCGAAAATGAACGTGAAGATTAAATTCTTGCCCGCATACATTCATATTTCCCTTTCAATCATATTAGTACTTTTACAAATCGGCATTAAAATATCCAGCGTCTACATCACTGCAAGTGAATCATCAATTGTTAAATCGTACACCTTTTTCTTTTAACGTATTAATCGTCGCTCTGCCAATGCCTCTAATTCCTAATACTTCTCCTTCAGTTACTTTCATAAAATCTTCTTTACTTGATAAATTATGATTAGCAAGTATATATAGTATATTGTGACGAATATTAAAAAACTCAGGCAATATAGACATTCGCAAAGGTAACAATTCTTTCACAATTGGTTCTTCATTATATACCTTTTTCATAACCATATTAAATTTTTCAGGCTCAGTTTGTTCAAGATAGTGCTGCATATAATTCAAAATATTTGCGTAAACAACACCATGGTTCATACACATTACTATGAAATAAATAACTTCAGCTGCTACTTCTGGAATATTATTTTTTTCGCGTAATCTAATAACGCTTCTGATCCTTCATCAATATACCTTTTCTGCGACAAACTTTAACAATGTTTTCTTTTTTTCTTCATGACTTCACTCTTTCTCGTACAAATGATTAGGATAACTACATTACAGCTAATATACACTCATTGGAATCCTACAATTCTATTGATAAATAGTATCTTCTTTTTACTACTCTTTATAATATCCTACTGGATATACACGTTCACCGTCTTCTTTCACATATACACCAGGTAAATCAACAGGTAAAATTTCAACGACACGTTCAGAAGGACGACATAATCGAGTGGCTTTGCTCGTTTTAACGATTGGACGATTAATCAGTATTGGATACTGAGTCATAATTTCTATTTTTTCTTCATCGGTTAGAGAATCATTTTCTAGATGAACAATTTCCGGTACATTGCGCCGAATTAATTCATCTACTGATATACCCATCTCAGCAATTAACTGTGTTAGCTCTACCGGTGTTGGTGGTGTCTCCAAATAATTAATCACCTCAGGTTCAATGCCGGCAAAACGAATAATTTCTAACGTATTCCGTGACGTCCCACATTGTGAATTATGATAAATGATTACTTTTTCCATATTAGTTAACGCTCCTTTATATTATCAACCCATCGATTCAAGTCAGATCCAGATAAAATTATTTACAAAATAAAACTATTCCATTCGAAAAAAATTTTAAGCGTATACTCCAGTATTAATTTATCAGCCTCTATATCTGTTTACGGCTCCAATTCGTCGATAGAACTCCCATTCAAAAGGCACCTTGTACGTACGTTGCAGCGCACGCAGTTCCTTCATTTCAAAACACTCATTGTTGCACGATATTCTTTTTCAGCCCTGCTACGATGTTTACCTACAGTGTACGTTCTTAATGCCCAACCGTCAAGTTAGTTCTAATAAATATTGAAAAAACCTTAACAATAACAACGTAATGCTGTTATTGCTAAGGCTCATCATCACTATTTTCCGTCGAACATATCCTTCATCTTATCGAAAAAGCCACCCTCGTGTCCTTTGACTGACTCGCCACTTTCTTTGGCTAAGTCTTTAAATAACGCGCGTTCTTTTTCAGACAATTTCGTTGGTGTCACAACTTTTACCGTTACATGTTGGTCCCCATTGCCAACACCACGTAAA
The genomic region above belongs to Aerococcaceae bacterium zg-1292 and contains:
- a CDS encoding arsenate reductase (glutaredoxin) — encoded protein: MEKVIIYHNSQCGTSRNTLEIIRFAGIEPEVINYLETPPTPVELTQLIAEMGISVDELIRRNVPEIVHLENDSLTDEEKIEIMTQYPILINRPIVKTSKATRLCRPSERVVEILPVDLPGVYVKEDGERVYPVGYYKE